A part of Streptococcus porcinus genomic DNA contains:
- the rplK gene encoding 50S ribosomal protein L11, with the protein MAKKVEKLVKLQIPAGKATPAPPVGPALGQAGINIMGFTKEFNARTADQAGMIIPVVISVYEDKSFDFITKTPPAAVLLKKAAGVEKGSGTPNKTKVATVTRAQVQEIAETKMPDLNAANVESAMRMIEGTARSMGFTITD; encoded by the coding sequence ATGGCTAAAAAAGTCGAAAAACTTGTAAAACTTCAAATCCCTGCTGGTAAAGCTACACCAGCTCCACCAGTTGGACCAGCACTAGGTCAAGCAGGTATCAACATCATGGGATTCACTAAGGAATTTAACGCTCGTACAGCTGACCAAGCAGGTATGATCATCCCAGTTGTTATCTCAGTTTATGAAGACAAATCATTTGATTTCATTACTAAAACACCCCCAGCTGCAGTTCTTTTGAAAAAAGCTGCCGGTGTTGAAAAAGGATCAGGCACACCTAACAAAACAAAAGTTGCAACAGTTACTCGTGCACAAGTGCAAGAAATTGCTGAAACTAAAATGCCAGATTTAAACGCAGCAAACGTTGAGTCAGCAATGCGTATGATCGAAGGTACTGCTCGTTCAATGGGATTCACTATCACTGACTAA
- a CDS encoding DNA translocase FtsK has protein sequence MAIRKQHKKGTKKRRSTKAEIEKQRAIKRMIFSFLLALVLIFAAIRLGIFGITAYNVIRFMVGSLAYLFILAVFCYLFCFKWLRKQEGLIAGFIIFFMGLLIEWHAYLFTSPNLKNHEVFTYTTRLITQDLLGFKVQNFLGGGMLGALIYKPVSFLFSNIGSFFIGALIILLGIFLMTPWDVYDVSHYVKALWQSFADQQRRRREEHFVKREEAKALAVQAQLEQEALEAQMSLNQNIDLETGEILEGTGPEVVLGADDFSNLRQAEPEIVAYQSHLDEEVIDFPLEDLEADYLSGENTRTAIPAQELETDRLDDEPIEVDFTPKTNLLYKLPTIDLFEPDKPKDQSKEKNLVRKNIRVLEDTFRSFGIDVKVERAEIGPSVTKYEIKPAVGVRVNRISNLADDLALALAAKDVRIEAPIPGKSLVGIEVPNSEIATVSFRELWEQSNSSVEKLLEVPLGKAINGMARSFDLTRMPHLLVAGSTGSGKSVAVNGIISSILMKARPDQVKFLMVDPKMVELSVYNDIPHLLIPVVTNPRKASKALQKVVDEMENRYELFSKVGVRNIAGYNAKVEAFNSQSEEKQIPLPLIVVIVDELADLMMVASKEVEDAIIRLGQKARAAGIHMILATQRPSVDVISGLIKANVPSRIAFAVSSGTDSRTILDENGAEKLLGRGDMLFKPIDENHPVRLQGSFISDDDVERIVSFIKEQADADYDDSFDPGEVTEADMATGSGDSSEGDPLFEEAKALVLETQKASASMIQRRLSVGFNRATRLMDELEEAGVIGPAEGTKPRKVLQTQ, from the coding sequence ATGGCTATAAGAAAACAACATAAAAAAGGAACTAAAAAGAGACGTTCCACAAAGGCAGAGATTGAAAAGCAAAGAGCCATCAAACGAATGATTTTTTCATTCTTACTAGCTCTTGTTTTGATTTTTGCCGCGATTCGACTAGGGATATTTGGGATTACAGCATATAATGTTATTCGTTTTATGGTAGGTAGTTTGGCTTACCTTTTTATTCTTGCTGTTTTTTGCTACCTATTTTGTTTTAAATGGTTACGAAAACAAGAAGGTTTGATTGCTGGTTTTATCATTTTTTTCATGGGGTTACTGATTGAATGGCATGCTTATTTATTTACCTCTCCTAATCTTAAAAATCATGAGGTTTTCACTTACACAACTCGATTGATTACTCAAGATCTCTTGGGATTTAAAGTGCAAAACTTCCTTGGTGGTGGTATGCTTGGTGCTTTAATCTATAAACCAGTATCGTTCCTTTTTTCTAATATTGGGTCTTTCTTTATCGGTGCCTTAATTATTCTGCTAGGAATCTTCCTAATGACACCATGGGATGTTTACGATGTTAGTCATTATGTTAAAGCTCTTTGGCAAAGCTTTGCTGATCAGCAAAGACGTCGACGGGAAGAACACTTTGTCAAACGTGAAGAGGCCAAAGCATTAGCTGTGCAAGCACAATTAGAACAAGAAGCCTTAGAAGCTCAAATGTCCCTCAATCAAAATATTGACTTGGAGACGGGAGAGATTTTGGAAGGAACAGGTCCAGAGGTGGTTCTAGGAGCAGATGATTTTTCAAATCTTAGACAAGCTGAGCCAGAAATTGTAGCATACCAATCCCATCTTGATGAAGAAGTAATTGATTTTCCGCTTGAGGATTTAGAGGCTGACTACCTCTCAGGGGAAAATACAAGGACAGCTATCCCTGCCCAAGAGCTAGAAACAGATAGACTGGATGATGAACCGATCGAAGTAGATTTCACGCCAAAAACAAATTTACTTTACAAGCTGCCGACAATTGATTTGTTTGAACCCGATAAACCTAAAGATCAATCAAAAGAAAAGAATTTGGTACGTAAGAATATTAGGGTTTTAGAAGATACCTTCCGAAGTTTTGGTATTGATGTTAAGGTTGAGCGAGCAGAGATTGGACCATCAGTAACCAAGTATGAAATTAAACCAGCTGTTGGAGTCCGTGTTAATCGCATCTCTAACTTGGCAGACGACTTAGCCTTAGCCTTGGCAGCTAAGGATGTCAGAATAGAGGCACCTATTCCAGGAAAATCTCTGGTTGGTATTGAAGTCCCGAATTCTGAAATTGCGACTGTTTCTTTTCGTGAGCTATGGGAACAATCTAATAGTTCAGTTGAAAAACTTTTGGAAGTCCCGCTCGGAAAAGCTATTAATGGTATGGCACGTAGTTTTGATTTAACTAGGATGCCCCACTTATTAGTGGCCGGTTCGACAGGATCAGGGAAGTCTGTGGCTGTTAATGGTATTATTTCTAGTATTTTGATGAAAGCCAGACCTGATCAAGTTAAATTTTTAATGGTTGATCCTAAGATGGTCGAATTATCTGTTTATAATGACATTCCTCATCTCCTTATTCCAGTTGTAACTAATCCTCGTAAGGCCAGCAAAGCCCTGCAGAAGGTTGTTGATGAGATGGAAAATCGTTATGAACTCTTCAGTAAGGTGGGTGTCCGAAATATAGCTGGTTACAATGCCAAGGTTGAAGCATTTAACAGCCAGTCTGAAGAGAAACAAATTCCTCTACCTTTAATTGTTGTTATCGTTGATGAACTAGCTGACTTGATGATGGTTGCCAGCAAAGAAGTAGAGGATGCTATCATTCGCTTGGGGCAAAAGGCACGTGCTGCTGGTATTCATATGATCTTAGCTACGCAGAGGCCATCTGTTGATGTCATCTCCGGTTTGATTAAAGCTAATGTTCCATCACGGATTGCATTTGCTGTTTCGTCTGGAACAGATAGTCGAACTATTTTAGATGAAAATGGTGCTGAAAAACTTTTGGGACGAGGAGATATGCTCTTTAAACCGATTGATGAGAATCATCCCGTTAGATTACAAGGTTCCTTCATTTCAGATGATGATGTTGAACGTATTGTGTCATTTATTAAGGAGCAAGCCGACGCTGATTATGATGATTCCTTTGATCCAGGTGAAGTTACTGAAGCAGATATGGCGACTGGCTCTGGTGATTCTAGTGAAGGAGACCCCCTCTTTGAAGAAGCAAAAGCCTTAGTTCTTGAGACTCAAAAAGCCTCTGCTTCGATGATTCAACGACGTCTATCAGTTGGTTTTAATCGAGCAACTCGCTTGATGGACGAATTAGAAGAAGCCGGGGTTATTGGACCAGCAGAAGGAACCAAACCAAGAAAGGTTTTGCAAACACAATGA
- a CDS encoding DUF3397 domain-containing protein — protein MITYKLIALLFIVLTPLVSQILVTFFKLSRYGLKFPDLAFLLFALEIAIVSGKFFNNNFLPYYLIILSLLAIIITLTLVIRSQRFTYSRFIKLFWRIGFLMTFFGYLILVIVIFTK, from the coding sequence ATGATAACATACAAATTAATTGCATTGCTTTTTATTGTTCTGACACCCCTTGTCTCACAGATTTTAGTAACTTTTTTTAAACTTAGTCGGTACGGTTTAAAGTTTCCTGATTTAGCCTTTCTACTTTTTGCCTTAGAGATCGCTATTGTTTCGGGAAAATTCTTTAATAACAATTTTTTACCTTATTACCTGATTATATTATCACTACTAGCAATCATTATCACTTTAACATTAGTCATTAGAAGTCAGCGTTTTACCTATTCACGTTTTATTAAACTCTTTTGGCGAATCGGCTTCCTCATGACTTTCTTTGGGTATTTAATACTTGTAATAGTGATTTTCACAAAATAA
- a CDS encoding metal-dependent transcriptional regulator, with amino-acid sequence MTPNKEDYLKCIHELGQIQLKISNKMIAEKMQVSPPAVSEMLKKMINQEWIQKDTKKGYVLTDKGSDLVANLYRKHRLIEVFLINQLGYSPQEVHQEAEILEHTVSNTFIDRLDENLGFPTFCPHGGTIPRKNEPLKEINHQTLSQLSSPGTYKLARIHDHIELINYLEQHDLRLNTLIDLQQIDNFAKTYTISYNNKSLTIPEIIAERLYISEA; translated from the coding sequence ATGACGCCTAATAAAGAAGATTACCTTAAATGTATCCACGAACTAGGACAAATTCAACTTAAAATTTCTAATAAAATGATAGCGGAGAAAATGCAGGTATCTCCCCCTGCTGTATCTGAGATGCTCAAAAAAATGATTAATCAAGAATGGATTCAAAAAGATACCAAGAAAGGTTATGTATTGACAGACAAAGGGAGTGACCTTGTTGCAAATCTATACCGCAAACACCGCCTTATTGAAGTCTTTTTAATCAATCAATTAGGATATAGTCCTCAGGAAGTTCATCAAGAAGCGGAAATTTTAGAACATACCGTTTCTAATACTTTTATTGATCGGCTTGATGAAAATTTAGGGTTTCCTACCTTTTGTCCCCATGGTGGGACCATTCCGCGTAAGAACGAACCCCTCAAAGAGATTAACCATCAAACTCTAAGCCAACTATCCTCACCAGGGACCTATAAGTTAGCTCGAATCCATGATCACATTGAATTAATCAATTATTTGGAGCAGCATGACTTAAGATTAAATACCCTTATTGACCTGCAACAGATTGATAACTTTGCTAAAACCTATACCATAAGTTACAACAACAAGTCATTAACCATTCCAGAAATTATTGCAGAACGACTTTATATTTCAGAAGCGTAA
- a CDS encoding peptidylprolyl isomerase, with protein MKKVLTISLLALSLVSLTACESIDRLIKGDKYVDDKIAKEESSAATKAYEAQIEKALNADKYQFPQLSKEVAKDEAKVLIKTSEGDITLKLFPKYAPLAVENFLTHAKEGYYNNLTFHRVITNFMIQSGDPKGDGTGGESIWNGKNTKIDAGNGFANEISPYLYNIRGALAMANAGADTNGSQFFINQNPGNQAKKLSENHYPKPIIDAYREGGNPSLDGAYTVFGQVIDGMDTVDKIAKAVVDSSDKPTQDITILTVTVQKDMPAKSKK; from the coding sequence ATGAAGAAAGTTCTGACCATATCGCTTCTTGCTTTAAGCCTAGTAAGTCTTACTGCATGTGAGTCAATTGATCGTCTAATCAAAGGTGATAAATATGTTGACGATAAAATTGCCAAAGAAGAATCTTCTGCAGCAACTAAAGCTTATGAGGCTCAAATCGAGAAAGCCTTAAACGCTGATAAATATCAGTTTCCACAATTATCAAAAGAAGTCGCTAAGGATGAAGCTAAAGTATTAATTAAAACTAGCGAAGGAGATATTACTTTAAAACTTTTCCCTAAATATGCTCCCTTAGCTGTTGAAAACTTCCTAACTCATGCTAAAGAAGGTTATTATAATAATCTAACTTTTCACCGTGTTATTACCAATTTCATGATTCAATCTGGTGATCCTAAGGGTGATGGCACAGGTGGTGAGTCCATTTGGAATGGGAAAAATACAAAGATTGATGCTGGAAATGGCTTTGCAAACGAAATTAGTCCTTACCTCTACAATATCCGTGGCGCTCTAGCAATGGCTAACGCAGGGGCAGATACCAATGGTAGCCAATTCTTTATCAACCAAAATCCTGGTAATCAGGCTAAAAAATTATCTGAAAACCATTATCCCAAACCAATTATCGATGCCTATAGGGAAGGGGGAAACCCTAGTTTAGATGGCGCTTATACTGTCTTTGGTCAAGTTATTGATGGCATGGATACAGTAGATAAAATTGCCAAAGCTGTTGTTGATAGCAGTGATAAACCAACCCAAGATATTACTATTCTTACCGTAACTGTTCAAAAGGACATGCCAGCAAAAAGCAAGAAATAA
- a CDS encoding metal ABC transporter ATP-binding protein, which translates to MIEIKDLKVSYDGNKTVLSNVDLQISEPGIIGIIGPNGAGKSTLMKAILGLVDYDGKIIINHDLSSAYKAIAYVEQRSQIDFNFPITVEECVLLGTYGKLGLFKNVKSKEKEMAQKVLEDVGLTDYAKKPIKALSGGQFQRMLLARCLIQDQEYLFLDEPFVGIDSLSETIIVDLLKKLKNQGRTILIVHHDLSKVEDYFDQVLLINGQVVAFGSVSDVFTIDNLSKTYGNELIVKGGDA; encoded by the coding sequence ATGATAGAGATAAAAGACTTAAAGGTTAGCTATGATGGTAACAAAACAGTCTTGAGTAATGTTGATCTACAAATTAGTGAACCTGGGATTATCGGAATTATAGGACCTAATGGGGCTGGAAAGTCAACTCTAATGAAGGCAATTTTAGGCTTAGTTGATTATGATGGTAAAATTATTATCAATCATGATTTATCCTCAGCTTATAAAGCGATTGCTTATGTTGAACAACGAAGTCAGATTGACTTTAATTTTCCTATTACTGTTGAAGAGTGCGTTTTGTTAGGGACCTATGGTAAGTTGGGTTTATTTAAAAATGTGAAGAGTAAAGAAAAGGAAATGGCACAGAAAGTTCTGGAAGATGTAGGATTAACTGACTATGCCAAAAAACCAATAAAAGCTTTATCTGGTGGTCAATTTCAACGTATGCTGTTAGCTCGTTGTTTGATACAGGATCAAGAATATCTGTTTCTTGATGAACCTTTTGTTGGTATTGATTCTCTGAGTGAAACCATTATTGTTGATTTGCTCAAAAAACTTAAAAATCAGGGACGAACAATATTAATTGTTCATCATGACTTAAGTAAGGTTGAAGATTATTTTGATCAAGTCTTATTGATAAATGGTCAGGTTGTTGCTTTTGGTTCGGTTTCTGATGTCTTTACAATTGACAATCTTTCTAAAACCTATGGAAATGAGTTGATTGTGAAAGGAGGAGATGCTTAA
- a CDS encoding metal ABC transporter substrate-binding protein, translated as MFKKLSLIVTAFLSIIVLTACSGTGSKAAKNEKLNVVVTNSIIADMTKNIAGDKINLHSIVPIGKDPHEYEPLPEDVEKTSSADLILYNGINLEDGGHAWFTKLVKNANKKKNKDYFAVSDGIDVIYLEGQSEKGKEDPHAWLNLENGMIYSKNIAKRLSQKDPKNEDYYQENLDKYLAKLEKLDKEAKSKFDKIPENKKVIVTSEGCFKYFSKAYKVPSAYIWEINTEEEGTPDQISSLIEKLKAKKPSALFVESSVDSRPMKSVSKDSGIPIYSEIFTDSIAKKGQDGDSYYAMMKWNLDKISEGLAK; from the coding sequence ATGTTTAAGAAGCTAAGTCTAATTGTGACAGCTTTTCTATCCATTATTGTCTTAACAGCTTGTTCAGGAACGGGTTCTAAAGCTGCTAAAAATGAAAAACTGAATGTGGTCGTTACTAACTCTATTATTGCTGATATGACGAAAAATATAGCTGGAGATAAAATTAATCTTCACAGCATTGTTCCGATTGGTAAAGATCCACATGAGTATGAGCCATTACCAGAAGATGTTGAAAAAACCAGCTCTGCTGACTTAATTCTTTATAATGGTATTAACTTAGAAGATGGTGGTCATGCGTGGTTCACTAAATTGGTTAAAAATGCAAATAAGAAGAAAAATAAGGATTACTTTGCTGTTTCAGATGGGATTGATGTCATTTATTTAGAAGGCCAATCTGAAAAAGGTAAAGAAGATCCTCATGCTTGGTTAAATTTAGAAAATGGGATGATTTATTCTAAAAATATTGCTAAGCGTTTAAGCCAAAAAGATCCTAAAAATGAAGATTATTATCAAGAAAATTTAGATAAATACTTGGCTAAGCTAGAAAAATTAGATAAAGAAGCTAAATCTAAATTTGATAAAATTCCAGAAAACAAGAAAGTTATCGTGACAAGCGAAGGATGTTTTAAATATTTCTCAAAAGCATATAAGGTACCATCTGCTTATATTTGGGAAATTAACACAGAAGAAGAAGGAACGCCTGACCAAATATCAAGCTTGATTGAAAAATTAAAAGCTAAAAAACCGTCAGCTCTCTTTGTTGAATCAAGTGTGGACAGCCGTCCGATGAAATCTGTTTCTAAAGATAGTGGTATTCCAATTTATTCTGAAATTTTTACAGATTCTATTGCTAAAAAAGGTCAAGACGGCGATAGTTACTACGCTATGATGAAGTGGAATCTTGATAAAATTTCTGAAGGATTAGCAAAATAA
- a CDS encoding metal ABC transporter permease: MFDKFINGFLSYHFLQNALVTAVVIGIVSGAVGCFIILRSMSLMGDAISHAVLPGVALSFILGMNFFIGAIIFGLLASILITFIKENSVIKGDTAIGITFSSFLALGVILIGVANSSTDLFHILFGNILAVQDSDKWITIFVSVLVLGLIILFFKELLLTSFDPILAKTMGINVSFYHYLLMVLLTLVSVTAMQSVGTILIVAMLITPAATAYLYANSLKTMLIMSSTLGALTSILGLFLGYTFNIAAGSSIVLTSSIIFAISFFFSPKQVRKLKKKQL, from the coding sequence ATGTTTGATAAGTTTATAAATGGCTTCTTGTCATATCATTTCCTTCAAAATGCCCTAGTTACGGCAGTTGTTATTGGAATTGTTTCAGGTGCTGTTGGCTGCTTTATTATTTTACGGTCGATGTCATTAATGGGAGATGCTATTTCCCATGCTGTATTGCCGGGTGTAGCTCTCTCTTTTATTTTAGGGATGAACTTTTTCATTGGTGCGATTATTTTTGGACTGTTGGCATCGATATTGATTACCTTTATAAAAGAAAATAGTGTTATTAAAGGAGATACCGCTATTGGTATTACTTTTAGTTCTTTTTTAGCGTTAGGTGTTATTTTGATTGGTGTGGCTAATAGTTCCACAGATTTATTTCATATCCTTTTTGGTAATATTCTAGCTGTACAAGATAGTGATAAATGGATTACCATTTTTGTTTCTGTACTAGTACTAGGTTTAATTATCCTATTTTTTAAAGAGTTACTCCTAACTTCTTTTGATCCTATTTTGGCCAAAACAATGGGAATAAACGTTTCATTTTATCATTATTTATTAATGGTTTTGCTGACTCTTGTTTCAGTAACAGCGATGCAAAGTGTGGGTACTATCTTAATAGTAGCTATGTTGATAACACCGGCTGCGACTGCTTATCTCTACGCTAATAGTCTTAAAACGATGCTGATAATGTCTTCTACGCTAGGAGCTCTGACATCAATTTTAGGTCTGTTTTTGGGCTATACTTTCAATATTGCAGCGGGTTCAAGCATTGTGTTAACCTCCTCTATTATTTTTGCTATTAGTTTCTTCTTTTCACCGAAGCAAGTTCGAAAACTTAAGAAAAAACAATTATAA
- a CDS encoding baeRF6 domain-containing protein, whose product MKQLHTFPVPELLTETQPFISISFALDDYSAYSEKDSLKLENYLKEAENAVQDLGSSWQKQIEVVRKAERELLTATKSLLLYINEEQVFYYHLNIPVNDQMLFGDGPNIAPLIKHYQFNSDYHLLVLNQDSAHVFEVSQDSIREVKEDEWPLQLTEVLGHEKDGGQLSHSGSAAKGGPGQPGFHGHNETSAEKEIDRENFFRAVDNHLMETFGQESRPLILYSLSENQATFRSISKYLPLMDTGIELSGAKVSIEEIAERASEFIAGYRSQTLTSLSKRFVETKPEYRVNDQLDEIKTLARENRIDELIIVEDRVLSTESEMDKRFTIKDIVLATYQAKGKVYILDSDQLEGDFGISARLRY is encoded by the coding sequence ATGAAACAGTTACATACATTCCCAGTTCCAGAACTGCTTACAGAGACTCAACCTTTTATTTCCATCAGCTTTGCTTTAGATGACTATTCTGCTTATTCCGAGAAGGATAGTCTCAAACTTGAAAACTATCTCAAGGAAGCAGAGAACGCAGTCCAAGATTTAGGTTCTTCATGGCAAAAACAAATTGAAGTTGTGCGTAAAGCTGAAAGGGAACTTTTAACTGCTACAAAAAGTCTTCTTTTATATATAAATGAGGAACAGGTCTTTTATTATCATCTTAATATTCCAGTTAACGATCAAATGCTTTTTGGAGATGGCCCTAATATAGCTCCTCTTATCAAACATTACCAATTTAATAGCGATTACCATCTTTTAGTTTTGAACCAAGATAGTGCTCATGTCTTCGAAGTTAGCCAAGATTCTATTCGAGAAGTAAAAGAAGATGAGTGGCCTCTTCAACTGACTGAAGTTCTAGGTCATGAAAAAGATGGAGGACAATTAAGTCATTCTGGTTCAGCTGCAAAAGGCGGACCTGGTCAGCCGGGATTTCATGGGCATAATGAAACTAGTGCTGAAAAAGAGATTGATCGAGAAAACTTTTTCCGAGCTGTCGATAATCATTTAATGGAGACCTTTGGTCAAGAGTCGCGCCCATTAATTTTGTATAGTTTGTCAGAGAACCAAGCAACTTTCCGCTCAATCAGTAAATATTTACCGCTAATGGATACGGGAATTGAACTATCAGGTGCTAAAGTATCTATAGAGGAAATTGCAGAGCGAGCTTCCGAGTTTATTGCTGGCTACCGCAGTCAAACTTTAACCTCGTTAAGTAAGCGATTTGTGGAAACTAAGCCAGAATACCGTGTTAATGATCAGTTGGACGAAATCAAAACTCTGGCACGCGAAAATCGAATTGATGAATTAATTATCGTTGAGGACAGAGTTCTTTCAACAGAGAGTGAGATGGACAAACGATTTACTATAAAAGATATTGTCCTAGCAACCTACCAAGCTAAAGGAAAAGTTTATATTTTGGATTCAGATCAATTAGAAGGAGATTTTGGCATTAGTGCTCGTCTCCGATATTAA
- a CDS encoding 5'-methylthioadenosine/adenosylhomocysteine nucleosidase gives MKIGIIAAMEEELRLLVEQLADKESHNILANTYYTGKIAGQDIILVQSGVGKVMSAMTVAILVEYFEVDALINTGSAGAVAPHLQIGDVVVANQLVYHDVDLRAFGYDYGQMSMQPLYFESHPDFVTVFKTVLDQAECNSAIGLIATGDSFIAGPEKLKVIKDHFPDVLAVEMEGAAIAQAAYACGKPFIVIRAMSDTAAHDANITFDQFIVEAGRKSAQVLLAFLEAL, from the coding sequence ATGAAAATCGGAATAATTGCCGCAATGGAAGAAGAATTGCGCTTGTTAGTGGAGCAATTAGCTGACAAAGAAAGTCATAATATTTTAGCGAATACCTATTATACTGGTAAGATTGCTGGACAAGACATCATCTTAGTTCAATCAGGTGTTGGCAAAGTTATGTCTGCAATGACAGTCGCTATTTTAGTTGAATACTTTGAGGTTGATGCCTTGATTAATACAGGTTCTGCAGGTGCAGTTGCACCACATTTGCAGATTGGTGATGTGGTCGTTGCAAACCAATTAGTTTATCATGATGTTGACCTAAGGGCATTTGGTTACGATTACGGACAGATGTCCATGCAGCCACTTTATTTTGAGAGTCACCCTGATTTTGTGACTGTTTTTAAAACAGTTTTAGATCAAGCAGAGTGCAATAGTGCTATTGGTCTTATTGCTACGGGGGATTCGTTTATTGCAGGACCTGAGAAACTCAAGGTAATTAAAGACCATTTTCCAGATGTTCTAGCTGTGGAGATGGAAGGTGCAGCAATTGCTCAAGCAGCATACGCCTGCGGTAAACCTTTCATTGTCATTAGAGCTATGAGTGATACTGCAGCACATGATGCCAATATTACCTTTGATCAATTTATTGTAGAGGCTGGTCGAAAATCTGCTCAAGTTTTACTAGCATTTTTAGAAGCATTATAA
- the macP gene encoding cell wall synthase accessory phosphoprotein MacP, protein MGKSLLTDEIIEKAKRGEYIEEDFEVDSETKIVSFSEDTEDNSERIYKSRRIENAKRHQFQSKLNMLLIALVLLIAFLIYAIFNL, encoded by the coding sequence ATGGGCAAATCCTTATTAACTGACGAAATTATTGAAAAAGCTAAACGTGGAGAGTATATCGAAGAGGATTTTGAGGTAGATTCTGAAACAAAGATTGTTAGTTTTTCAGAGGATACGGAAGATAATTCTGAGCGGATTTATAAAAGTCGACGCATAGAAAATGCCAAGCGTCATCAATTTCAGTCAAAGTTGAATATGTTATTGATTGCCTTGGTTCTTTTAATTGCTTTTCTTATTTACGCCATATTTAACTTATAA
- a CDS encoding NUDIX domain-containing protein, which produces MEFEEKTIARQTIYEGAIFDVVVDDVELPNGLGQAKRELVLHRGAVSILAVTPENNILIVKQYRKAIEAVSYEIPAGKLEIGEEGSELEAASRELEEETGYKGQLEQISEFYTAIGFSNEKIRLYLARDLQKVENPRPQDDDEVLEVYELSYQDCLDLIAMGQIVDAKTIIAINYFGLYLGGS; this is translated from the coding sequence ATGGAATTTGAAGAAAAAACGATTGCTCGACAAACAATTTATGAAGGGGCTATTTTCGATGTCGTTGTTGATGATGTTGAATTACCCAATGGTTTGGGTCAAGCTAAGCGAGAATTAGTTCTCCATCGAGGTGCCGTTTCTATCCTAGCAGTCACTCCAGAAAATAATATTCTTATTGTAAAACAGTACCGTAAAGCTATTGAGGCTGTTTCTTATGAGATACCAGCGGGAAAATTAGAAATCGGTGAAGAAGGTTCTGAATTAGAAGCCGCTAGTCGTGAACTAGAGGAAGAAACTGGTTATAAAGGGCAATTAGAGCAAATCTCTGAATTTTATACGGCAATCGGTTTTTCAAATGAAAAGATAAGATTGTACCTTGCAAGAGATTTACAAAAGGTTGAAAATCCGAGACCACAAGATGATGATGAAGTTCTTGAAGTATATGAGTTGTCTTATCAAGACTGTTTAGATCTGATTGCTATGGGACAAATTGTAGATGCCAAAACTATAATTGCTATCAATTACTTTGGCCTATATCTAGGAGGTAGCTAA